One genomic region from Motacilla alba alba isolate MOTALB_02 chromosome 5, Motacilla_alba_V1.0_pri, whole genome shotgun sequence encodes:
- the LOC119701988 gene encoding galectin-related protein A-like isoform X2 produces the protein MRVKVEQYVGEIKGGLRPTMKLTVIGMVHSKPKSFSVTLLCDPVDANKDVGLLFTVNFSEKSITRNARIAGKWGREEKTIPYFPFTAGDTFKMELLCEHQQIRVLLDGRQLCDFTHRIQPLNLVKALRISGDIKLTKVA, from the exons ATGAGAGTGAAG GTGGAGCAGTATGTTGGTGAAATCAAAGGTGGCCTGAGACCAACCATGAAACTCACAGTCATAGGCATGGTACATTCCAAACCCAAGAG cttttcagtgaCTCTGCTATGTGATCCAGTGGATGCCAACAAAGATGTTGGGCTGTTATTTACAGTTAACTTCAGTGAGAAATCCATCACCCGAAATGCACGAAttgctgggaaatggggaagagaagagaagactaTTCCCTACTTTCCATTTACAGCAGGTGACACGTTCAAG ATGGAGCTCTTATGTGAACACCAGCAAATACGAGTCTTGCTTGATGGACGGCAGCTCTGTGACTTCACTCACCGCATTCAGCCTCTGAACTTGGTGAAAGCTTTGCGGATCTCAGGGGACATCAAGCTTACCAAAGTGGCTTGA
- the LOC119701988 gene encoding galectin-related protein A-like isoform X1: MTEERCAKVEQYVGEIKGGLRPTMKLTVIGMVHSKPKSFSVTLLCDPVDANKDVGLLFTVNFSEKSITRNARIAGKWGREEKTIPYFPFTAGDTFKMELLCEHQQIRVLLDGRQLCDFTHRIQPLNLVKALRISGDIKLTKVA; encoded by the exons ATGACAGAGGAGAGGTGTGCCAAA GTGGAGCAGTATGTTGGTGAAATCAAAGGTGGCCTGAGACCAACCATGAAACTCACAGTCATAGGCATGGTACATTCCAAACCCAAGAG cttttcagtgaCTCTGCTATGTGATCCAGTGGATGCCAACAAAGATGTTGGGCTGTTATTTACAGTTAACTTCAGTGAGAAATCCATCACCCGAAATGCACGAAttgctgggaaatggggaagagaagagaagactaTTCCCTACTTTCCATTTACAGCAGGTGACACGTTCAAG ATGGAGCTCTTATGTGAACACCAGCAAATACGAGTCTTGCTTGATGGACGGCAGCTCTGTGACTTCACTCACCGCATTCAGCCTCTGAACTTGGTGAAAGCTTTGCGGATCTCAGGGGACATCAAGCTTACCAAAGTGGCTTGA
- the LOC119701988 gene encoding galectin-related protein A-like isoform X3: MKLTVIGMVHSKPKSFSVTLLCDPVDANKDVGLLFTVNFSEKSITRNARIAGKWGREEKTIPYFPFTAGDTFKMELLCEHQQIRVLLDGRQLCDFTHRIQPLNLVKALRISGDIKLTKVA; encoded by the exons ATGAAACTCACAGTCATAGGCATGGTACATTCCAAACCCAAGAG cttttcagtgaCTCTGCTATGTGATCCAGTGGATGCCAACAAAGATGTTGGGCTGTTATTTACAGTTAACTTCAGTGAGAAATCCATCACCCGAAATGCACGAAttgctgggaaatggggaagagaagagaagactaTTCCCTACTTTCCATTTACAGCAGGTGACACGTTCAAG ATGGAGCTCTTATGTGAACACCAGCAAATACGAGTCTTGCTTGATGGACGGCAGCTCTGTGACTTCACTCACCGCATTCAGCCTCTGAACTTGGTGAAAGCTTTGCGGATCTCAGGGGACATCAAGCTTACCAAAGTGGCTTGA
- the PLEK2 gene encoding pleckstrin-2 isoform X1, producing MEEEAGVLKEGFLVKRGHVVRNWKVRWFVLLQDKLLYYKIEGGKKEPSPKGRILLDGCTITCPCLEYENRPLLIKLKTKTNTDYFLECCSREERDSWALDITGAIHAGHPVQVQELHRMKNSFKLLENISLHNIVERMYDSSTGIKLTRNLDQGNRYKETFTGSALVDWLISNSFAVSRFEAVTLASMLMDENFIRPVGVRSTEAMRSSDPSEKFLDDSTALYMFAESSKKSTSSKEEVHFNISELSGTIVKQGFLVKQGHKRKNWKVRKFVLRADPAFLHYYDPTKEDNKPVGGFSLRGCLVSALEDNGVPADYSYAGNVPHQNRILTIKADQWKFQTISGAEYIGRNSSAIKARLFLLIITVSPFMLEHHLDREL from the exons ATGGAGGAAGAAGCTGGAGTGCTGAAGGAGGGCTTCCTCGTCAAACGG GGACATGTTGTTCGTAACTGGAAAGTGAGATGGTTCGTTCTGCTTCAGGATAAGCTGCTGTATTACAAAATTGAAGGAGGCAAGAAGGAGCCTTCTCCAAAGGGCAGGATCCTTTTGGATGGCTGCACTATTACTTGTCCATGCCTGGAATATGAGAACAGACCG CTACTCATCAAACTAAAGACAAAAACCAATACAGACTATTTCCTTGAATGTTGCTCCAGGGAGGAACGTGACTCTTGGGCTTTGGACATCACTGGAGCTATTCATGCTGGTCATCCAGTACAGGTACAAGAACTTCACAGAATGAAGAACTCTTTCAAACTGCTAGAAAATATCAGCCTCCA CAATATAGTGGAGAGAATGTatgacagcagcactggaatTAAGCTGACCCGCAATTTGGATCAAGGCAACAGATATAAAGAGACCTTCACAG GTTCTGCCCTGGTGGACTGGCTCATCTCCAACAGCTTTGCTGTGTCACGATTCGAGGCCGTCACCTTGGCATCCATGCTGATGGATGAGAACTTCATCAGGCCCGTGGGAGTCCGCAGCACCGAGGCCATGCGCTCCAGCGACCCCTCTGAGAAGTTCCTCGACGACTCCACCGCACTGTACATGTTT GCTGAGAGCAGTAAGAAAAGTACTAGTTCCAAGGAAGAGGTACATTTTAACATCTCTGAATTAAGTGGCACAATTGTGAAGCAAGGATTCTTAGTGAAACAG GGGCACAAGAGGAAAAACTGGAAGGtgagaaaatttgttttgagAGCTGATCCTGCTTTTTTGCACTACTATGATCCCACCAAG gaaGATAACAAGCCAGTAGGTGGATTCTCTCTTCGTGGCTGTCTTGTCTCAGCTCTGGAGGACAATGGAGTCCCAGCAG ATTACTCTTATGCTGGTAATGTCCCACATCAGAACAGGATCCTGACTATCAAAGCAGACCAGTGGAAGTTCCAGACAATTTCTGGTGCTGAATATATTGGAAGAAATTCCTCAGCCATAAAAGCAAGACTTTTCCTTCTGATAATTACCGTAAGTCCATTTATGTTGGAGCACCATTTGGACAGAGAACTATAG
- the PLEK2 gene encoding pleckstrin-2 isoform X2: MEEEAGVLKEGFLVKRGHVVRNWKVRWFVLLQDKLLYYKIEGGKKEPSPKGRILLDGCTITCPCLEYENRPLLIKLKTKTNTDYFLECCSREERDSWALDITGAIHAGHPVQVQELHRMKNSFKLLENISLHNIVERMYDSSTGIKLTRNLDQGNRYKETFTGSALVDWLISNSFAVSRFEAVTLASMLMDENFIRPVGVRSTEAMRSSDPSEKFLDDSTALYMFAESSKKSTSSKEEVHFNISELSGTIVKQGFLVKQGHKRKNWKVRKFVLRADPAFLHYYDPTKEDNKPVGGFSLRGCLVSALEDNGVPAGVKGNVQGNLFKIITKNDIHYYIQASSKAERVQWIEAIKPLT, from the exons ATGGAGGAAGAAGCTGGAGTGCTGAAGGAGGGCTTCCTCGTCAAACGG GGACATGTTGTTCGTAACTGGAAAGTGAGATGGTTCGTTCTGCTTCAGGATAAGCTGCTGTATTACAAAATTGAAGGAGGCAAGAAGGAGCCTTCTCCAAAGGGCAGGATCCTTTTGGATGGCTGCACTATTACTTGTCCATGCCTGGAATATGAGAACAGACCG CTACTCATCAAACTAAAGACAAAAACCAATACAGACTATTTCCTTGAATGTTGCTCCAGGGAGGAACGTGACTCTTGGGCTTTGGACATCACTGGAGCTATTCATGCTGGTCATCCAGTACAGGTACAAGAACTTCACAGAATGAAGAACTCTTTCAAACTGCTAGAAAATATCAGCCTCCA CAATATAGTGGAGAGAATGTatgacagcagcactggaatTAAGCTGACCCGCAATTTGGATCAAGGCAACAGATATAAAGAGACCTTCACAG GTTCTGCCCTGGTGGACTGGCTCATCTCCAACAGCTTTGCTGTGTCACGATTCGAGGCCGTCACCTTGGCATCCATGCTGATGGATGAGAACTTCATCAGGCCCGTGGGAGTCCGCAGCACCGAGGCCATGCGCTCCAGCGACCCCTCTGAGAAGTTCCTCGACGACTCCACCGCACTGTACATGTTT GCTGAGAGCAGTAAGAAAAGTACTAGTTCCAAGGAAGAGGTACATTTTAACATCTCTGAATTAAGTGGCACAATTGTGAAGCAAGGATTCTTAGTGAAACAG GGGCACAAGAGGAAAAACTGGAAGGtgagaaaatttgttttgagAGCTGATCCTGCTTTTTTGCACTACTATGATCCCACCAAG gaaGATAACAAGCCAGTAGGTGGATTCTCTCTTCGTGGCTGTCTTGTCTCAGCTCTGGAGGACAATGGAGTCCCAGCAG ggGTGAAGGGCAATGTGCAAGGCAACCTTTTCAAAATCATCACCAAAAATGACATTCATTATTACATCCAGGCCAGCTCCAAGGCAGAGCGAGTGCAGTGGATTGAGGCAATCAAACCGCTGACATGA